CTTTGCCAGCTTTTTCAGATTCATGCACGCAAAGGTCAGCCCGGCTTTCATTCTCATTCGGGCGTTGCCGATATATTGTGTGTAGCGAAATCCATGCTGTTCTTTTGCACTTCCGAACAATCTCTCAATGGTTTCTTTTCTCAACATATAGATCTCTTTGTTCCCGAGAGTATAGCGGATATCCTCGCTGGTTTCCAGATACTCTTCCCAAATGTGGCGGGAGATCGTTTTTATAAGTAAGGATCTGATCCTCCGGACAGATATAGCAGTCATAGTACTCATCGTAGACATACTCATATTTCTTGAAGAATCCATCTTTTGTCATGGGCCTTTTATACGGAAACAGAGGCTGTATCCCGTCTTTTAACAATTCTCGGGCGATTACTGGAGTCTTATATCCGGCAGCCAATACCATCATCTCCATATCCAGGTCTTTCAACTTGTCGTACAAAGGCTTCCATGTCCTGCTGTCATGTTCATTCCCTGGATGCACAGTATAACCTACGATCCACCCGTGCTTGTCACATATAAAGAAAAATGTGCAACCAGCTTCCTGGCTGATTTTGTTTTCTGAATCTGTTTGACAGGGTTTCCCTGCTATTATATGATAGAAGAAGATTGAATGTAGCGAGGTGCCTGCCTTTGGCAGGGTAACAGACAAGTTGGGTCCAAAGCCCACACGGTCCCGCCGCTGTAGAGGAAGAATGATGCTTCATGATGTCACTGGGAAACTGGGAAGGCGAAGCATCGTGTTGAAGCCTGAGTCAGAAGACCTACCCGCTGCAGACAGTTTACACGTGGCCGCGAAGGACGGTCAGGTGTCTTTTTTGTGTACCTTTTTTGCACACCCAGAGAATCTTTTCTCTGAGAACGATCAATCTAAAGGAGGAGTTATGATGACTCAAAACCAAAAGAAACTCATTGCCGCATTGGCTGTATTTGCCGCGGCAAACGCGGTCGTTCCGGCCGCTAACGCTATGCACATCATGGAAGGGTATCTTCCGGCAGGCTACTGTATCGCATGGGGGATCTTATGTCTTCCCTTCCTGGCCGCCGGCTTTTTGTCTATCCACAGGACGCTGTCCGAAAACCGCAGGGCTGTCACACTGCTTGCCATGTCCGGCGCTTTCATCTTCGTGATCTCGTCTCTGAAGATCCCTTCTGTCACCGGAAGCTGCTCCCACATGACCGGCACCGGACTTGGAGCCATTCTATTCGGCCCATGTTCTGTCAGTATCCTGGGAATCATTGTCCTGATCTTCCAGGCGATCCTCCTGGCCCACGGGGGCTTGACCACATTGGGGGCCAATACATTTTCCATGGCTGTTGCCGGCCCTCTTCTTACATATGGAATCTACAGACTCTGCCAGAAACCCTCCATAAACCGCAGATTTTCCATTTTTCTGGCAGCGGCTTTGGGCGATCTTTTTACTTATTGCATCACCAGCGTGCAGCTTGGCCTGGCCTATCCTTCTGAGGCCGGAGGGATTCTGGCTTCTGTCGTGAAATTCCTTGGTGTTTTCGCGCCTACTCAAGTGCCTCTCGCGGTCATCGAAGGGCTCCTGACCACAGCCATCGTTGTTTTTCTGGAATCTTTTGCTCTTCCAGAGTTAAAATCCATCGGATACCGAAAGGAGGCGTAAGAAATGGAGACCAAAAACAAGAAATTCGCGGCCGCGCTGATCCTTGCGGCCATCCTGATCGCGGTCATTCCCGTGATCGCCTTGAAAGACGCGGAATATGGCGGCTCTGATGACGCCGGAAGCGTCATGGTAGAAGAGATCCACGGGGAATATACGCCCTGGTTTTCTCCCATCCTGGAGACATTCTTAGGCGGAGAACTGCCTGGAGAACTGGAAAGCTTGATCTTCTGCGTCCAGACGGGCATCGGGGTAGGCATCATCGCCTTTTTTATGGGACGGCTCTATGAACGGAAAAAGCTTGGGAAAGAGCAGGAGCAGCTATGATCCTGATCGACCAGCTTGCTTACCGCTCTAAACTTTGCTCTGTCAATGGAGAGGAAAAATTTGTTTTCACTCTGCTGACTCTGCTGTTTTGCGTCGTCAGCCGTTCCATTCTCCTTGCGGGAATCGTCTTTGCCTCGACAGGGATCCTCACCATCTGTGTCGGCGGGATCCCTGCCTCCCGCTATTTCCGGCTGCTGCGGGTTCCCTTGGTCTTTCTGGCCTTAAGCACTGCCGCGGTGGTGATCAATATTTCCAGGATTCCTCTTGACGGGTTCGCAGTCCCCATGGGAGGCTGGTATCTTACCGGGAGCATCGCTGGACTTACGCGGGGGATACGGCTGTTCACAACGGCTCTTGCCAGTGTTTCCTGCCTGTATTTTCTCTCCTTGAGTACTCCTATGCCGGATCTTCTGGAGGTGTTGAGAAGGTTCCATGTGCCGGATCTTCTGCTGGAGCTTATGCTTTTGACTTACCGATACATTTTCCTGCTCCTTAAGACAGCCTCCTCCATTACCGCGGCCCAACATTCCCGGCTGGGGAACCACAGTCTGTCTGCCGCCCGCAATTCCTTTGCCCAGATGG
This window of the Massilistercora timonensis genome carries:
- a CDS encoding energy-coupling factor ABC transporter permease, whose translation is MTQNQKKLIAALAVFAAANAVVPAANAMHIMEGYLPAGYCIAWGILCLPFLAAGFLSIHRTLSENRRAVTLLAMSGAFIFVISSLKIPSVTGSCSHMTGTGLGAILFGPCSVSILGIIVLIFQAILLAHGGLTTLGANTFSMAVAGPLLTYGIYRLCQKPSINRRFSIFLAAALGDLFTYCITSVQLGLAYPSEAGGILASVVKFLGVFAPTQVPLAVIEGLLTTAIVVFLESFALPELKSIGYRKEA
- a CDS encoding energy-coupling factor ABC transporter substrate-binding protein, translated to METKNKKFAAALILAAILIAVIPVIALKDAEYGGSDDAGSVMVEEIHGEYTPWFSPILETFLGGELPGELESLIFCVQTGIGVGIIAFFMGRLYERKKLGKEQEQL
- the cbiQ gene encoding cobalt ECF transporter T component CbiQ, which encodes MILIDQLAYRSKLCSVNGEEKFVFTLLTLLFCVVSRSILLAGIVFASTGILTICVGGIPASRYFRLLRVPLVFLALSTAAVVINISRIPLDGFAVPMGGWYLTGSIAGLTRGIRLFTTALASVSCLYFLSLSTPMPDLLEVLRRFHVPDLLLELMLLTYRYIFLLLKTASSITAAQHSRLGNHSLSAARNSFAQMAGSVFLLSLKRSGAQYDAMESRCYDGVIRCLAEHHPAKLREILALVFFETGLLLITILTWR